A DNA window from Actinokineospora baliensis contains the following coding sequences:
- a CDS encoding tetratricopeptide repeat protein produces the protein MISGLAELGTVVTGHPVEDARPFLDWCSTTDQSWLLVLDDLADPADMVGLWPRIGESGRLVVTTRRNEPSLRAAGRQLVDLGVFTPAESQAYLGEGGSELAELLGHLPLALSQAAAYVAMVPGMTYAKYVEKWRTEALAAMFPTDWTGADGRSDTVATTWSISVAAADQLEPVGAARPMLNAISLLDPNGIPLSVLAAVRLDIDVERALTALRRFSLITADDSPDPVIRAHALVQQATRERLSDFSKLVGPVADAIAESWPDVERDQEFAVMLRANALALAHHCGPLLWSARRHELLFRVAESVGDAGQALAARDLQEEIAGAAAVHLGADHRDTLVARHDLAYWRGQAGDVVGATHAFADLLADTLRVFGPDHRISLSARQNFSQWRGHVGDALGAVAGLLDLLSDLSRLFGPDDPDSLATRHALAYWRGAAGDSVGAVLGYAEVLKDLLRVHGRGHPHTLVTQHNLAHWRGRTGDFAGAVQDLGALLADQIHFLGPDHPSTLTTRHNLARWRGESGDVNGAVRALGDLLGDQLRVLGPDHPRTKDTRALFDRWRQ, from the coding sequence GTGATCAGCGGACTGGCCGAGCTGGGCACGGTCGTGACCGGCCACCCGGTCGAAGACGCGAGACCGTTCCTGGACTGGTGCTCCACCACAGACCAAAGCTGGCTTCTGGTGCTCGACGACCTGGCCGATCCAGCGGACATGGTCGGGCTCTGGCCTCGCATAGGCGAGTCCGGTCGACTCGTGGTGACAACGCGGCGGAACGAACCGTCGTTGCGGGCCGCTGGTCGACAGCTGGTTGACCTAGGGGTCTTCACACCCGCCGAATCCCAGGCCTACCTGGGCGAGGGCGGCAGCGAGTTGGCCGAGTTGCTGGGGCACCTACCGCTGGCGCTCAGCCAGGCCGCTGCCTACGTGGCGATGGTGCCGGGCATGACGTACGCCAAGTACGTCGAGAAGTGGCGCACAGAGGCGTTGGCCGCGATGTTCCCCACGGATTGGACCGGCGCCGACGGCCGCAGTGACACCGTGGCGACGACGTGGTCCATTTCGGTGGCAGCGGCGGATCAACTGGAGCCAGTCGGTGCTGCACGACCGATGCTCAACGCCATCTCGCTGCTGGACCCGAATGGCATCCCGCTGTCCGTGCTCGCCGCCGTTCGCCTGGACATCGACGTCGAGCGAGCCCTGACCGCACTGCGGCGGTTCAGCCTGATCACCGCGGATGACAGCCCCGACCCGGTGATCCGGGCCCATGCCTTGGTCCAGCAGGCGACCCGTGAGCGGCTCAGCGATTTCTCGAAGCTCGTCGGTCCGGTCGCCGATGCCATCGCCGAATCGTGGCCCGATGTGGAACGGGACCAGGAGTTCGCCGTGATGTTGCGCGCGAACGCGCTCGCGCTGGCGCATCACTGCGGCCCCCTGCTGTGGAGCGCTCGCCGTCATGAACTCCTGTTCCGCGTGGCCGAGAGTGTGGGAGACGCTGGGCAGGCCCTGGCGGCAAGGGACCTCCAGGAGGAGATCGCCGGTGCCGCTGCGGTCCACTTGGGCGCGGATCACAGGGACACGCTGGTCGCGCGGCACGACCTCGCGTACTGGCGAGGGCAAGCCGGTGACGTCGTTGGTGCGACTCACGCCTTTGCTGACCTGCTCGCCGACACGCTGCGGGTTTTCGGGCCCGACCACCGCATCTCACTGTCCGCGCGACAGAACTTCTCACAGTGGCGTGGACACGTGGGGGACGCCTTGGGCGCGGTCGCGGGGCTGCTCGACCTGCTCTCCGACTTGTCGCGACTGTTCGGGCCCGACGATCCGGACAGCCTCGCCACACGGCACGCCCTCGCATACTGGCGAGGAGCCGCGGGCGACAGCGTCGGCGCGGTGCTTGGCTACGCCGAAGTGCTGAAGGATTTGCTCAGGGTGCACGGCCGAGGACACCCGCACACCCTGGTCACACAGCACAACCTCGCGCACTGGCGAGGCAGGACTGGAGACTTCGCTGGTGCGGTGCAGGACCTCGGCGCCCTACTAGCTGACCAAATCCACTTCCTCGGTCCGGATCACCCATCGACGCTCACCACACGGCACAACCTCGCCAGGTGGCGCGGTGAGAGCGGGGATGTCAACGGCGCGGTGCGGGCTCTTGGTGATCTTCTTGGTGATCAACTGCGGGTGCTCGGGCCTGACCACCCGCGTACCAAGGACACCCGGGCGTTGTTCGACAGGTGGCGCCAGTAG
- a CDS encoding arginine deiminase: MDSEVGPLRTVLLHRPGNELKRLTPRNNDQLLFDSIPWVDRAQDEHDAFADVLTGRGVEVMRLFDSLVVALADERAHAAAAATAVDRRRLGNELADALSGYLSTVDAKGLADVLTGGMTFEELPAAEGASLVRKMHHPHDFVVDPLPNLLFTRDSSVWIGNRVAIASLAMPARARETALLDLIYAYHPRFRTAGRAYGAHSAPVEGGDVLLLAPGVIAIGVGERTTPAGAESLARSAFRDGLAHTVLAVPIAQDRATMHLDTVCTMVDRDAVVMYPAVRDTLRAYTLRPNGTGVGVDGPAPFLEAAAAAMGIDRLRVIDTGLDPVTAEREQWDDGNNTLALAPGVVVAYERNVETNSRLEDAGIEVLRISGSELGTGRGGPRCMSCPVTRDPL; the protein is encoded by the coding sequence GTGGACAGCGAGGTCGGCCCGCTGCGCACGGTCCTGCTGCACCGCCCCGGCAACGAGCTCAAACGGCTGACCCCGCGCAACAACGACCAGCTGCTCTTCGACAGCATCCCGTGGGTCGACCGCGCCCAGGACGAGCACGACGCGTTCGCCGACGTGCTGACCGGGCGCGGGGTCGAGGTCATGCGGCTGTTCGACAGCCTGGTGGTCGCCCTGGCCGACGAGCGGGCGCACGCCGCGGCCGCGGCCACCGCGGTCGACCGGCGCAGGCTGGGCAACGAGCTGGCCGACGCGCTGAGCGGCTATCTGTCCACTGTGGACGCCAAGGGGCTCGCCGACGTGCTGACCGGCGGGATGACCTTCGAGGAACTGCCCGCGGCCGAGGGCGCGTCGCTGGTGCGCAAGATGCACCACCCGCACGACTTCGTGGTCGACCCGCTGCCGAACCTGCTGTTCACCCGCGACTCCTCGGTCTGGATCGGCAACCGGGTGGCGATCGCGTCGCTGGCGATGCCCGCCCGCGCCCGCGAGACCGCCCTGCTCGACCTGATCTACGCCTACCACCCGCGGTTCCGCACCGCAGGCCGCGCGTACGGCGCCCACTCCGCCCCCGTCGAGGGCGGCGACGTCCTGCTGCTGGCGCCCGGGGTCATCGCGATCGGCGTCGGCGAGCGCACCACGCCCGCGGGCGCGGAGTCGCTGGCCCGCTCGGCGTTCCGCGACGGCCTGGCGCACACCGTGCTGGCCGTGCCGATCGCGCAGGACCGGGCGACCATGCACCTGGACACGGTCTGCACGATGGTCGACCGCGACGCCGTCGTCATGTACCCGGCCGTGCGCGACACGCTGCGCGCCTACACGCTGCGCCCCAACGGCACCGGCGTCGGCGTCGACGGCCCGGCGCCGTTCCTCGAGGCCGCAGCGGCCGCGATGGGCATCGACCGGCTGCGGGTGATCGACACCGGCCTCGACCCGGTGACCGCCGAGCGCGAGCAGTGGGACGACGGCAACAACACCCTCGCGCTGGCCCCCGGCGTGGTCGTCGCCTACGAGCGCAACGTGGAGACCAATTCCCGGCTGGAGGACGCGGGAATCGAGGTGCTGCGGATCAGCGGGTCCGAACTGGGCACCGGTCGCGGTGGCCCGAGGTGCATGTCCTGCCCCGTGACGCGCGATCCGCTCTAG
- a CDS encoding ferritin, which produces MTSKFHKLLQVQIRNEFTASQQYVALAVWFDGQDLPRLAHHFYRQSLEERNHAMMLTQYLLDNDVPVTIPGVDEVRNEFADAAELVTLALQQERAVTDEIVNLAKVARDEDDYKGEQFMQWFLKEQVEEVSSMRTLLNVVKRSNGNLFDVEAHLAREHVGDNGDDALAPRAAGGKL; this is translated from the coding sequence ATGACCTCCAAGTTCCACAAGCTGCTGCAGGTGCAGATCCGCAACGAGTTCACCGCCTCCCAGCAGTACGTCGCGCTGGCGGTGTGGTTCGACGGCCAAGACCTCCCCCGGCTGGCCCACCACTTCTACCGGCAGTCGCTGGAAGAGCGCAACCACGCGATGATGCTCACCCAGTACCTGCTCGACAACGACGTCCCGGTGACCATCCCCGGCGTCGACGAGGTGCGCAACGAGTTCGCCGACGCCGCCGAACTGGTCACCCTCGCGCTGCAGCAGGAGCGCGCGGTGACCGACGAGATCGTCAACCTGGCCAAGGTCGCCAGGGACGAGGACGACTACAAGGGCGAGCAGTTCATGCAGTGGTTCCTCAAGGAGCAGGTCGAGGAGGTCTCCTCGATGCGCACCCTGCTCAACGTCGTCAAGCGCTCCAACGGCAACCTCTTCGACGTCGAGGCCCACCTCGCCCGCGAACACGTCGGCGACAACGGCGACGACGCGCTCGCCCCGCGCGCCGCGGGCGGCAAGCTCTAA
- a CDS encoding cytochrome P450 encodes MRNEREVLWHDELGLPVAVSHAACSAILRDRGLGRLWKDKEPVTAFAAFNMLHRNSLLENEPPTHTRLRRLIAAAFGRGHTERLRPKVDALAVSMVAGLVAQIEADGSADLLEHLAEPLPVEVIGELLGVPQEERWRLRPWSNAIVKMYEYGLPAAQAAAAEQASAEFAEYLRSLATRPGDNLISDLVAVRDGSDRLTDDELVATGVLLLMAGHEATVNVIGNGVLALLRNRDQWDLLVSNPALVPSAVEELLRYDAPLQLFERTATAPVRIGGWELEPGNKIAALLGAAARDPQVFAAPDRFDITRTPNPHLAFGAGIHYCVGAPLARVEIAAALQALMSLPALRLAAEPVRRSEFVIRGLRTLPVTL; translated from the coding sequence ATGCGCAACGAGAGAGAGGTGCTCTGGCACGACGAGTTGGGCCTACCGGTCGCGGTATCCCACGCAGCCTGCTCAGCCATCTTGCGCGACCGCGGACTAGGGCGGCTGTGGAAGGACAAGGAGCCCGTGACGGCCTTCGCGGCGTTCAACATGCTGCACCGGAACTCGTTGCTGGAGAACGAACCCCCAACCCACACCCGCCTCCGGCGTCTGATCGCGGCCGCCTTCGGCCGTGGCCACACGGAACGCCTACGTCCGAAGGTGGATGCGCTCGCGGTGTCGATGGTGGCGGGACTCGTGGCACAGATCGAAGCCGACGGGTCGGCTGACCTGCTGGAACACCTGGCGGAACCGCTGCCGGTCGAGGTGATCGGCGAACTGCTCGGGGTACCGCAGGAGGAGCGGTGGCGGCTGCGGCCGTGGTCGAACGCGATCGTGAAGATGTACGAGTACGGGCTGCCAGCAGCTCAAGCGGCGGCCGCTGAGCAGGCCTCCGCGGAATTCGCTGAATACCTGCGGTCCCTGGCGACCCGACCAGGTGACAACCTGATCAGCGACCTCGTAGCAGTCCGCGACGGCTCAGACCGGCTGACCGACGACGAACTGGTCGCCACCGGAGTACTGCTGCTGATGGCGGGACACGAAGCGACAGTCAACGTGATCGGCAACGGGGTGCTCGCGCTACTGCGCAACCGCGACCAGTGGGACCTCTTGGTGTCCAACCCCGCTCTAGTGCCGTCCGCTGTGGAAGAACTCCTCCGCTACGACGCACCACTACAACTCTTCGAACGCACTGCGACGGCGCCGGTGCGCATTGGAGGGTGGGAACTGGAGCCAGGCAACAAGATCGCGGCACTATTGGGGGCGGCTGCGCGGGATCCGCAGGTGTTCGCGGCCCCTGACCGCTTCGACATCACACGGACGCCGAACCCGCACCTGGCCTTTGGCGCGGGCATCCACTACTGCGTGGGAGCGCCGTTGGCGCGAGTGGAGATCGCGGCGGCACTGCAGGCTCTTATGTCTCTGCCTGCGCTGCGTCTAGCTGCAGAGCCGGTGCGGCGATCGGAGTTCGTGATCCGTGGCTTGCGGACGTTGCCGGTGACGCTGTGA
- a CDS encoding SigE family RNA polymerase sigma factor: MITLDEREVEGDRTGMDEFADFARAAMPGLLRYGHALTGNPHDAADLVQGVLERIGSRWSSVARKAGDPLAYTRRAMANAHVSRWRRTRRENLVADLPESPTDRVRYAFEDEPLWQALRALPPKQRAVVVLRYYEGLSEAEIAQTLGVSAGTVKSQASKAMAALRTRLGATAEGR, translated from the coding sequence ATGATCACGCTGGACGAGCGCGAGGTCGAGGGGGACCGCACGGGCATGGACGAGTTCGCGGACTTCGCCAGGGCCGCCATGCCTGGCCTGCTGCGCTACGGCCACGCCCTCACCGGCAACCCGCACGACGCGGCCGACCTGGTCCAGGGCGTGCTGGAGCGGATCGGGTCCCGCTGGTCGTCGGTGGCGCGCAAGGCGGGTGATCCGCTGGCCTACACCCGCAGGGCGATGGCCAACGCGCACGTCAGCCGGTGGCGGCGGACCAGGCGGGAGAACCTGGTCGCCGACCTGCCGGAGTCCCCGACCGACCGGGTCCGCTACGCGTTCGAGGACGAGCCGTTGTGGCAGGCGCTGCGGGCGTTGCCGCCCAAGCAGCGGGCGGTGGTCGTGCTCCGCTACTACGAGGGCCTCTCGGAGGCCGAGATCGCACAGACCCTGGGCGTCAGCGCGGGGACGGTGAAGAGCCAGGCCAGCAAGGCCATGGCGGCACTGCGGACACGCCTAGGCGCGACCGCGGAGGGCAGGTGA
- a CDS encoding DUF5926 family protein, with translation MSRRSAVKKAKTPDASGIGPRQPCPCGSGKRYKACHGSAGGAVEVAVARPFEGLAGECELVALREFVPSGTAALPLAGHDREVTLATVLPMAAAALIRADGVAYVGLQVQTRSSDISRDLARAVRWVLTAEPGDVLPVVGPDTDAGDKPERLQDLVAIDAPLDATVHADFAWWMPEDSEPTGEVALSLERANSAILPTERVGPAAYWVDAGEKAHLRWVRPEPEEDLLAALARLHARGELGLGEGSRYAGSFRAHGLLVPVWDLDREPHAREWTEAVEQLGTRLDAALASLADEPLTSDERRARDGLLGRQITIR, from the coding sequence ATGTCCAGGCGATCCGCCGTGAAAAAGGCCAAGACCCCGGACGCGTCTGGCATCGGTCCCCGCCAGCCGTGCCCGTGTGGCTCCGGCAAGCGCTACAAGGCGTGCCACGGCTCGGCAGGTGGCGCGGTCGAGGTCGCCGTGGCCCGGCCGTTCGAGGGGCTGGCGGGGGAGTGCGAGCTGGTCGCCCTCCGCGAGTTCGTCCCCTCCGGTACGGCGGCGCTGCCGCTGGCCGGGCACGACCGCGAGGTCACCCTGGCCACCGTGCTGCCCATGGCCGCCGCCGCGCTGATCCGCGCCGACGGGGTCGCCTACGTCGGCCTGCAGGTGCAGACCCGTTCGAGCGACATCAGCCGCGACCTGGCCCGCGCTGTCCGCTGGGTGTTGACCGCCGAGCCCGGTGACGTGCTGCCGGTCGTCGGCCCCGACACCGACGCGGGCGACAAGCCGGAGCGGCTGCAGGACCTGGTCGCCATCGACGCGCCGCTCGACGCGACCGTGCACGCCGACTTCGCGTGGTGGATGCCCGAGGACAGCGAGCCGACCGGTGAGGTCGCGCTGTCGCTGGAGCGGGCCAACAGCGCGATCCTGCCCACCGAGCGGGTCGGCCCGGCCGCCTACTGGGTCGACGCGGGCGAGAAGGCGCACCTGCGCTGGGTCCGCCCCGAGCCGGAGGAGGACCTGCTGGCCGCGTTGGCCCGGTTGCACGCCCGCGGTGAGCTCGGCCTCGGCGAGGGTTCCCGGTACGCGGGTTCGTTCCGCGCGCACGGCCTGCTCGTGCCGGTGTGGGACCTCGACCGCGAGCCGCACGCCCGCGAGTGGACCGAGGCCGTCGAGCAGCTCGGTACCCGCCTCGACGCCGCGCTGGCTTCCCTCGCGGACGAGCCGCTGACCTCCGACGAGCGCCGCGCCCGCGACGGTCTCCTCGGCCGCCAGATCACCATCCGGTGA
- the ligD gene encoding non-homologous end-joining DNA ligase, with translation MSGEVLVEVEGRRLRLTNLDKVLYPEDGFTKGDVIDYYSRVAPALAPHLVDRPVTFRRFPDGVAKAGFFEKNASRHSPDWIRTVTIETPGSTTGAESLDFALLGDLPSLVWAANLAGLELHVPQWTVGPRGAKRSPDRLVFDLDPGSPATVVECCEVALRLREALVEDGLDVVAKTSGSKGMQLYAAVTTSSPTRTSDYAKSLAEQLEREMPRLVVSRMAKNLRRGKVFIDWSQNNPNKTTVAPYSLRARPEPTVSTPLTWAEVESCRTVADVTFTADDVLDRVSTHGDLFAPLLTKGPKLP, from the coding sequence GTGAGCGGCGAGGTACTCGTCGAGGTCGAGGGCAGGCGACTGCGGTTGACCAACCTCGACAAGGTGCTCTACCCGGAGGACGGCTTCACCAAGGGCGACGTGATCGACTACTACAGCCGGGTGGCACCCGCGCTGGCGCCGCACCTGGTCGACCGACCGGTGACGTTCCGCCGGTTCCCCGACGGTGTCGCCAAGGCGGGCTTCTTCGAGAAGAACGCCTCTAGGCACTCCCCTGACTGGATCCGCACGGTGACCATAGAGACTCCCGGCAGCACTACAGGCGCCGAGAGCCTCGACTTCGCGCTGCTCGGCGACCTGCCGTCCTTGGTGTGGGCGGCGAACCTAGCCGGGCTTGAGCTGCACGTCCCGCAGTGGACTGTTGGGCCGCGTGGGGCTAAGAGGTCGCCAGACCGCTTGGTGTTCGACCTCGACCCAGGTTCCCCCGCGACCGTCGTGGAGTGCTGCGAGGTGGCGCTGCGCCTACGTGAAGCTCTGGTCGAGGACGGGCTGGACGTGGTCGCCAAGACGAGTGGTTCGAAGGGCATGCAGCTCTACGCGGCAGTGACCACCAGCTCACCCACCCGGACCTCGGACTACGCCAAATCCCTCGCCGAGCAGCTGGAGCGCGAGATGCCCCGGCTGGTCGTGTCCCGCATGGCCAAGAACCTGCGCCGGGGCAAGGTCTTCATCGACTGGAGCCAGAACAACCCCAACAAGACCACCGTGGCGCCGTACTCGCTGCGCGCCCGGCCGGAGCCGACCGTGTCGACCCCGCTGACCTGGGCGGAGGTCGAGTCCTGCCGCACGGTGGCCGACGTGACCTTCACCGCGGACGACGTCCTGGACCGCGTCTCCACCCACGGCGACCTCTTCGCGCCCCTGCTCACCAAGGGCCCGAAGCTGCCCTGA
- a CDS encoding DM13 domain-containing protein, with protein sequence MRQSLRRKLLWGGMVAVVLVAGVGLWLFQPWKLFTRSTLDEALPFTPPAASTTTSTSEVSVVPTTPTGPKVLAEGAFVSQEHPTKGTARVLEQDGTRVLRLEGFSTSDGPDVHVWLSVTPAAADWHAYNDTRHVALGKLKATDGNHNYAIPADADLAGLQSAVIWCDRFNVAFGSAPLALA encoded by the coding sequence ATGCGTCAATCGTTGCGCCGGAAGCTGCTTTGGGGCGGCATGGTCGCCGTGGTTCTGGTCGCAGGCGTTGGATTGTGGTTGTTCCAGCCCTGGAAGCTGTTCACCCGCAGCACCCTGGACGAGGCCCTGCCGTTCACGCCACCTGCCGCCTCGACCACCACCAGCACGTCTGAGGTCTCGGTCGTCCCCACTACGCCTACCGGGCCCAAGGTGCTCGCGGAAGGGGCCTTCGTCAGCCAGGAGCACCCCACCAAGGGCACGGCCCGCGTCCTCGAGCAGGACGGGACCCGCGTCTTGCGCCTAGAGGGCTTCTCCACCTCCGATGGGCCCGACGTGCACGTATGGCTTTCCGTCACCCCCGCGGCCGCCGACTGGCACGCTTACAACGACACCCGCCACGTCGCCCTGGGCAAGCTCAAGGCGACCGACGGCAACCACAACTACGCCATCCCCGCCGACGCGGACCTCGCCGGGCTGCAGAGCGCTGTCATCTGGTGCGACAGGTTCAACGTCGCCTTCGGGTCCGCGCCGTTGGCTCTGGCCTGA
- a CDS encoding DUF952 domain-containing protein — translation MILHIRASADWPAEAVHPLDGEAFVHCSDPGTVHLPANRLFAGRTDLLLLEVDPARLGVPLRWEPGSPPIPGGPWFPHVYGAIPASAVVAVHEFPPGPDGSFELPASLAER, via the coding sequence GTGATCCTGCACATCCGCGCTTCGGCGGACTGGCCCGCCGAGGCGGTCCACCCGCTCGACGGCGAGGCGTTCGTGCACTGCTCAGACCCCGGGACCGTGCACCTGCCCGCCAACCGCCTGTTCGCGGGCCGGACCGACCTCCTGCTGTTGGAGGTCGACCCGGCCCGCTTGGGCGTCCCTCTGCGCTGGGAGCCCGGTTCGCCGCCCATTCCGGGCGGCCCCTGGTTCCCGCACGTCTACGGCGCGATCCCGGCGTCGGCGGTGGTCGCGGTGCACGAGTTCCCGCCGGGCCCGGACGGTTCGTTCGAGCTGCCTGCGTCGCTCGCCGAGCGGTAG